The proteins below are encoded in one region of Dehalococcoidia bacterium:
- a CDS encoding magnesium chelatase has translation MKTSANKARTIGELRKSGYKVVSVKTEMRRHLVEKVRQGEDLFPGIIGYEDTVIPQVENAILAGQDIIFLGERGQAKSRLIRALVGLLDPEIPFIAGCEIYDNPFAPFCRACRDKVERSGEGVELAWLPREQRYGEKLATPDITIADLIGEVDPIRVAEGRYLSDELTIHYGLIPRTNRGIFCVNELPDLAERVQVGLFNLLEERDIQIKGYRIRLPLDVYVVASANPEDYTNRGRIITPLKDRYGAQIRTHYPRTLEHEMLIMEQERTRVEDVGVKVVTPQYMREVIAEITTLARRSPDINQRSGVSVRVSIANYETLDSNALRRAIRCKEDEAAPRMSDLGFLVASTVGKIEMETVEEGSESRTLEGLTKKAVSNVFGRYFTVQEFDDLVRRFEEGLVIETSDMLPSAEYARKIGELPELATGVRKLGLGESPAAVASAVEFILEGLHLNRRLNRDRVEGKTRYRG, from the coding sequence ATGAAGACCAGCGCAAACAAGGCGCGGACCATCGGCGAGCTGCGCAAGAGCGGCTACAAGGTCGTCTCCGTCAAGACGGAGATGCGCAGGCACCTGGTGGAGAAGGTGCGCCAGGGGGAGGACCTCTTCCCCGGCATCATCGGGTACGAGGACACGGTCATCCCCCAGGTGGAGAACGCCATTCTGGCCGGCCAGGACATCATCTTCCTGGGAGAGCGCGGCCAGGCGAAGTCCCGCCTCATCCGGGCGCTGGTCGGCCTCCTGGACCCGGAGATACCGTTCATCGCGGGATGCGAGATCTATGACAACCCCTTTGCGCCTTTTTGTCGGGCCTGCCGCGACAAGGTCGAGCGCTCCGGCGAGGGCGTGGAGCTTGCGTGGCTGCCCCGCGAGCAGCGCTACGGTGAGAAGCTGGCGACGCCGGACATCACCATCGCCGACCTCATCGGCGAGGTGGACCCCATCAGGGTCGCGGAGGGCCGCTACCTCTCCGACGAGCTGACCATCCACTACGGGCTTATCCCGCGCACCAACCGGGGCATCTTCTGCGTCAACGAGCTGCCGGACCTGGCGGAGCGCGTCCAGGTGGGCCTGTTTAACTTGCTGGAGGAGCGGGACATCCAGATCAAGGGGTATCGCATCCGTTTGCCCCTGGACGTGTACGTGGTGGCCAGCGCCAACCCGGAGGACTACACCAACCGCGGGCGCATCATCACGCCGCTGAAGGACCGCTACGGCGCCCAGATACGGACGCACTATCCGCGCACCCTTGAGCACGAGATGCTCATCATGGAGCAGGAGCGGACCCGTGTGGAGGACGTGGGCGTCAAGGTCGTGACCCCTCAATACATGCGCGAGGTCATCGCGGAGATCACCACACTGGCCCGCCGGAGCCCGGACATCAACCAGCGCTCCGGTGTGTCCGTGCGCGTGTCCATCGCCAACTACGAGACGCTGGACAGCAACGCCCTGCGCCGGGCTATTCGCTGCAAGGAGGATGAGGCGGCGCCGCGCATGAGCGACCTGGGCTTTCTCGTCGCCTCCACCGTGGGCAAGATTGAGATGGAGACGGTGGAGGAGGGCAGCGAGAGTCGGACGCTGGAAGGCCTGACCAAGAAGGCGGTGTCCAACGTGTTTGGGCGGTACTTCACCGTCCAGGAGTTCGATGACCTGGTGCGCCGCTTCGAGGAGGGGCTGGTCATCGAGACCTCCGACATGCTGCCGTCCGCCGAGTACGCGCGGAAGATCGGCGAGCTGCCGGAGCTGGCCACGGGCGTGCGCAAGCTGGGCCTGGGCGAGTCGCCCGCCGCCGTGGCCTCGGCCGTGGAGTTCATCCTGGAGGGACTGCACCTCAACCGGCGGCTCAACCGCGATCGGGTGGAAGGGAAGACCCGCTACAGGGGGTAG